A single Mangifera indica cultivar Alphonso chromosome 20, CATAS_Mindica_2.1, whole genome shotgun sequence DNA region contains:
- the LOC123204463 gene encoding 2-keto-3-deoxy-L-rhamnonate aldolase-like: protein MDSSNNTTAAKTLKARLNNGETLYGIFLVSFSPTLAEISGHAGYDFVVVDMEHGHGGISEALSCLHALAATRTPAILRLPENSPTWAKKALDLGPDGLMFPMIDDPDSAKKAISYCKYPPAGVRGAAHPIVRASKYGIDEEYLSKYEKELLIICQVESGEAVKRSGEIAGVDGVDCVMVGPLDLSASLGCLQDPGNERVKETIRLAEKAVLESGEAYLVGFAMPHDAPSDLKRRGYHMVCGSVDVGLFRDATVEDVKKFKMNK from the coding sequence ATGGATTCATCCAACAACACCACTGCTGCTAAAACCCTGAAAGCTCGTCTCAACAACGGAGAGACTCTTTACGGCATCTTCCTCGTCAGTTTCTCCCCAACTCTAGCAGAAATTTCTGGCCATGCCGGCTATGACTTTGTGGTTGTTGACATGGAACACGGCCATGGTGGCATCTCTGAGGCTCTCTCCTGCCTCCACGCACTGGCCGCTACCCGCACTCCCGCCATCCTTCGTTTACCAGAGAATTCACCCACCTGGGCAAAGAAAGCCCTTGACTTGGGCCCCGATGGACTCATGTTCCCCATGATCGACGATCCTGATTCGGCCAAAAAAGCTATATCGTATTGCAAGTACCCTCCTGCTGGTGTCCGTGGAGCTGCTCACCCCATTGTCAGAGCTTCCAAATATGGGATTGATGAAGAGTATCTGAGCAAGTATGAAAAAGAGTTGCTGATAATATGCCAGGTTGAATCAGGGGAAGCTGTGAAGAGAAGCGGGGAGATCGCTGGCGTTGATGGGGTGGACTGTGTGATGGTGGGACCATTGGATCTGAGTGCGAGTCTTGGGTGCTTGCAGGACCCTGGAAACGAGAGAGTCAAGGAGACGATAAGACTAGCTGAGAAGGCAGTGTTAGAAAGTGGTGAGGCATACTTGGTTGGCTTCGCAATGCCGCATGATGCTCCTTCTGATCTAAAAAGACGAGGATATCATATGGTTTGTGGCTCTGTTGACGTGGGGTTGTTTAGAGACGCAACTGTTGAGGATGTGAAGAAGTTTAAGATGAATAAATAA
- the LOC123204464 gene encoding uncharacterized protein LOC123204464 produces the protein MGGYRISKGTNALINKRKKVKDLLFTLFPAGMHIGSCAEQPVEEQHVAVAQVFIREQWQRQACSICMKSPQLRLFLQNSLEDHGNDRKLYPSYFVLFVCRSLKTSASPTKFPAYFVYSA, from the exons ATGGGAGGATACCGCATTTCGAAGGGGACTAATGCACTTATAAATAAGAGGAAGAAGGTGAAGG ATCTACTGTTCACATTATTTCCAGCAGGAATGCACATCGGAAGCTGTGCAGAGCAACCGGTTGAAGAACAGCATGTTGCTGTTGCCCAGGTATTCATCAGAGAGCAATGGCAGCGGCAGGCTTGTTCTATTTGTATGAAAAGCCCTCAACTAAGGCTTTTCCTACAAAATTCTCTGGAGGACCATGGCAATGACAGGAAATTGTACCCAtcatattttgttctttttgtatGCAGATCTCTCAAAACTTCTGCTTCTCCTACAAAATTTCCAGCTTATTTTGTCTACTCTGCCTAA
- the LOC123204462 gene encoding 2-keto-3-deoxy-L-rhamnonate aldolase-like, translating to MAALTCNSPAATVTTKLPNNKTISFPKSLFFKPNKQIFPALTPLKSSSSPSDLSPVDPLSPATSSNSLKSRLRNNETLYGIFLLSFSPTLAEISAMAGYDFVVVDMEHGPGGISDALACLRALGATRTPAILRVPESCPTWAKKALDLGPQGIMFPLIESPKDAKKAVSYCRFPPAGIRGSAHTVVRASDYGIDEGYLSNYEEELLIMCQVESVDGVKNVEEIAAVDGVDCVQMGPLDLSASMGYLWDPGHKKVREMMRVAERGVLGGGRAYLAGFAMPHDGPQEMKSRGYHMVSGAVDVGLFKSAAVEDVRRFKMSLMKGSDDDDGDGERKQLKDADEKYWSE from the coding sequence ATGGCAGCCCTCACTTGCAATTCACCTGCCGCCACTGTTACTACCAAACTGCCCAACAATAAAACCATTTCATTTCCAAAATCACTCTTTTTCAAACCCAATAAACAGATTTTCCCAGCTCTCACCCCACTCAAATCGTCATCCTCCCCTTCTGATCTTTCTCCTGTTGATCCTCTTTCCCCTGCTACCTCTTCCAATTCCCTGAAATCTCGCCTCCGAAACAATGAGACCCTCTACGGCATTTTCTTACTCTCGTTCTCCCCGACTCTCGCTGAAATTTCGGCGATGGCTGGTTACGATTTTGTGGTTGTCGATATGGAGCATGGCCCCGGTGGAATTTCTGATGCTCTTGCCTGCCTTCGCGCTCTTGGTGCCACGCGGACACCGGCCATTTTACGTGTCCCCGAGAGTTGCCCAACTTGGGCTAAAAAGGCTCTTGATCTGGGTCCTCAAGGGATTATGTTCCCCTTGATTGAGTCCCCCAAAGACGCGAAGAAAGCAGTGTCGTACTGCCGATTTCCACCCGCTGGAATTCGTGGATCGGCTCATACGGTGGTGAGAGCTTCGGATTATGGGATTGACGAAGGGTATTTGAGTAATTACGAGGAGGAATTGTTGATCATGTGCCAGGTGGAGAGTGTAGATGGGGttaaaaatgttgaagaaatCGCGGCGGTGGATGGGGTTGACTGTGTGCAAATGGGACCTTTGGATTTGAGTGCGAGTATGGGGTACTTATGGGACCCTGGTCACAAGAAGGTTAGGGAGATGATGCGAGTGGCGGAGAGAGGTGTTTTGGGCGGTGGAAGGGCTTACTTAGCTGGATTTGCTATGCCTCATGATGGCCCCCAGGAGATGAAGTCGCGTGGGTATCACATGGTGTCTGGTGCTGTCGATGTTGGGTTGTTCAAGAGTGCTGCTGTGGAGGATGTGAGAAGATTTAAGATGAGTTTGATGAAAGGATCTGATGATGACGATGGTGATGGTGAGAGGAAGCAGTTGAAAGATGCTGATGAAAAATACTGGAGCGAATGA